The following are from one region of the Myxococcus stipitatus genome:
- the rpoC gene encoding DNA-directed RNA polymerase subunit beta', whose translation MKDIFNFFEKPKDPLSFNAIRIALASPDKIRQWSHGEVKKPETINYRTFKPERDGLFCARIFGPVKDYECNCGKYKRMKHRGVVCEKCGVEVIQSKVRRERLGHITLATPVAHIWFLKSLPSRIGNLLDITLKELEKVLYCESYIVLDPKSTPLQKGELISEEKMHRLYQEHGEDSFTTGMGGEAVREMLKSLDVEKLSEDLRKDMRETTSEAKRKKYAKRLKVAEAFRASGNKPEWMMLDVIPVIPPDLRPLVPLDGGRFATSDLNDLYRRVINRNNRLKRLQELNAPDIIIRNEKRMLQEAVDALFDNGRRGKTITGPNKRPLKSLSDMLKGKQGRFRQNLLGKRVDYSGRSVIVVGPELRLHQCGLPKIMALELFKPFIYNKLEEKGYVTTIKSAKKMVEKERPEVWDILEDVIREHPVLLNRAPTLHRLGMQAFEPVLIEGKAIQLHPLVCAAFNADFDGDQMAVHVPLSIEAQMEARVLMMSTNNILSPANGKPIIVPTQDMVLGIYYMTRAREFANGEGRVFSSPDEVRAAYDHGEVHLQAKVVCRIDGKRKETTVGRVLLWEVVPRRVGFDAINKVLDKKSLGGLIDLCYRLTGEKETVLLADRIRSLGYFNATRAGISIALKDMIIPAKKQEFLDYARKEVSEIENQYLEGLITDGERYNKVIDIWAEVTEKVAQEMMQQISQEETSGDKDGKRESRKQPSFNPIYIMADSGARGSAQQIRQLAGMRGLMAKPSGEIIETPITANFREGLSVLQYFISTHGARKGLADTALKTANSGYLTRRLVDVAQDAIINEYDCGTMDGLFIGALVEGGEIIEPLGERILGRVALDDILDPVTGEVLVRANEEIDEDRVRRIENSGLDKVKIRSVLTCQAKRGICVECYGRDLARGRKVSVGEAVGVIAAQSIGEPGTQLTMRTFHIGGAATRRAEQSSLENRYAGSVKFAGLITVQKTDGTLVAMNRNGELVVVDDSGRERERYQIIYGARILVKEGERIEAGKLVAEWDPFAIPLLTEVGGVVRYEDIIEGVTMSETLDEVTGLSRKTVIESKDPEARPRVSIRDAQGNTKDLPSSRNPASYFLPQGSIITVNDGDEIHPGEVIAKVPRETTKTKDITGGLPRVAELFEARKPKDAAAIAEIDGVVSFGKDTKGKRKLIITPEVNGEQRTDLAKEYLISKGKNISVHSGDRVKAGEAMMDGAANPHDILKVLGEKELARYLVDEVQEVYRLQGVKINDKHIETIVRQMLRRVRVTDVGDTNFLVDEQVEKWVFEEENEKVMAEGKRPAVGEPLLLGITKASLSTESFISASSFQETTKVLTEAAINGKVDYLRGLKENVIMGRLIPAGTGLPNYKHLDIEVESPTDEVNEMEAALAATHGDAPLSAPPPRPEGTQTTGAA comes from the coding sequence GTGAAGGACATTTTCAACTTCTTCGAGAAGCCGAAGGACCCGTTGTCGTTCAACGCCATCCGCATCGCGCTGGCGTCGCCCGACAAGATCCGCCAGTGGTCGCACGGCGAGGTGAAGAAGCCCGAGACGATCAACTACCGCACCTTCAAGCCGGAGCGGGACGGCCTGTTCTGCGCCCGCATCTTCGGTCCGGTGAAGGACTACGAGTGCAACTGCGGCAAGTACAAGCGCATGAAGCACCGCGGCGTGGTGTGCGAGAAGTGTGGCGTGGAGGTCATCCAGTCGAAGGTCCGCCGCGAGCGCCTGGGTCACATCACCCTGGCCACGCCGGTGGCCCACATCTGGTTCCTCAAGTCGCTGCCGAGCCGCATCGGCAACCTGCTCGACATCACGCTCAAGGAGCTGGAGAAGGTCCTCTACTGCGAGAGCTACATCGTCCTCGACCCCAAGTCGACGCCGCTGCAGAAGGGCGAGCTCATCAGCGAGGAGAAGATGCACCGGCTCTACCAGGAGCACGGTGAGGACTCCTTCACGACGGGCATGGGCGGCGAGGCCGTCCGCGAGATGCTCAAGTCCCTGGACGTGGAGAAGCTGTCCGAGGACCTGCGCAAGGACATGCGCGAGACGACCAGCGAGGCGAAGCGGAAGAAGTACGCCAAGCGCCTGAAGGTCGCCGAGGCGTTCCGCGCGTCCGGCAACAAGCCCGAGTGGATGATGCTGGACGTGATTCCGGTCATCCCGCCGGACCTGCGCCCGCTCGTTCCCCTCGACGGTGGCCGCTTCGCGACCTCCGACCTGAACGACCTGTACCGCCGCGTCATCAACCGCAACAACCGTCTGAAGCGCCTGCAGGAGCTCAACGCTCCGGACATCATCATCCGCAACGAGAAGCGGATGCTGCAGGAGGCCGTGGACGCGCTGTTCGACAACGGCCGCCGCGGCAAGACGATCACGGGCCCCAACAAGCGCCCGCTCAAGTCGCTGTCCGACATGCTCAAGGGCAAGCAGGGCCGGTTCCGCCAGAACCTGCTCGGCAAGCGCGTGGACTACTCGGGCCGCTCCGTCATCGTCGTCGGCCCAGAGCTGCGCCTGCACCAGTGCGGCCTGCCGAAGATCATGGCGCTCGAGCTGTTCAAGCCGTTCATCTACAACAAGCTTGAGGAGAAGGGGTACGTCACCACCATCAAGTCGGCGAAGAAGATGGTGGAGAAGGAGCGTCCGGAGGTCTGGGACATCCTCGAGGACGTCATCCGCGAGCACCCGGTGCTCCTCAACCGCGCGCCCACGCTGCACCGCCTGGGCATGCAGGCCTTCGAGCCCGTGCTGATCGAGGGCAAGGCCATCCAGCTGCACCCGCTCGTCTGCGCCGCCTTCAACGCGGACTTCGACGGCGACCAGATGGCCGTGCACGTGCCGCTCTCCATCGAGGCTCAGATGGAGGCCCGCGTGCTGATGATGTCGACCAACAACATCCTCAGCCCCGCGAACGGCAAGCCCATCATCGTCCCGACGCAGGACATGGTGCTCGGCATCTACTACATGACGCGCGCCCGTGAGTTCGCCAACGGCGAGGGCCGCGTGTTCAGCTCGCCCGACGAGGTGCGCGCCGCCTACGACCACGGCGAGGTGCACCTGCAGGCGAAGGTGGTCTGCCGCATCGACGGCAAGCGCAAGGAGACCACCGTCGGCCGCGTCCTGCTGTGGGAAGTGGTCCCGCGCCGCGTGGGCTTCGACGCCATCAACAAGGTGCTGGACAAGAAGTCGCTCGGCGGCCTCATCGACCTCTGCTACCGCCTCACCGGCGAGAAGGAGACGGTGCTGCTGGCGGACCGCATCCGCAGCCTGGGCTACTTCAACGCCACCCGCGCCGGTATCTCCATCGCGCTCAAGGACATGATCATCCCTGCGAAGAAGCAGGAGTTCCTGGACTACGCGCGCAAGGAGGTGTCGGAGATCGAGAACCAGTACCTCGAGGGTCTCATCACCGACGGCGAGCGCTACAACAAGGTCATCGACATCTGGGCGGAGGTCACCGAGAAGGTCGCCCAGGAGATGATGCAGCAGATCTCCCAGGAGGAGACGAGCGGGGACAAGGACGGCAAGCGCGAGTCGCGCAAGCAGCCGTCGTTCAACCCCATCTACATCATGGCCGACTCGGGCGCGCGTGGTAGCGCCCAGCAGATCCGTCAGCTGGCGGGTATGCGCGGCCTGATGGCCAAGCCCTCCGGCGAAATCATCGAGACGCCCATCACCGCGAACTTCCGCGAGGGGCTCTCGGTGCTGCAGTACTTCATCTCCACGCACGGCGCCCGCAAGGGCCTGGCGGACACGGCGCTCAAGACGGCCAACTCCGGTTACCTCACCCGCCGTCTCGTCGACGTGGCGCAGGACGCCATCATCAACGAGTACGACTGCGGCACCATGGACGGTCTGTTCATCGGCGCCCTGGTCGAGGGTGGTGAGATCATCGAGCCGCTCGGCGAGCGCATCCTGGGCCGCGTGGCCCTGGACGACATCCTCGACCCCGTCACGGGAGAGGTGCTGGTGCGCGCCAACGAGGAGATCGACGAGGACCGCGTCCGCCGCATCGAGAACAGCGGCCTGGACAAGGTGAAGATCCGCTCGGTGCTCACGTGCCAGGCCAAGCGCGGCATCTGCGTGGAGTGCTACGGCCGTGACCTGGCGCGTGGCCGCAAGGTGTCCGTGGGCGAGGCCGTGGGCGTCATCGCGGCGCAGTCCATCGGTGAGCCGGGTACGCAGCTGACGATGCGCACGTTCCACATCGGTGGCGCGGCGACGCGGCGCGCGGAGCAGTCCAGCCTGGAGAACCGCTACGCGGGCAGCGTGAAGTTCGCGGGCCTCATCACGGTGCAGAAGACGGATGGCACGCTCGTGGCGATGAACCGCAACGGCGAGCTGGTCGTGGTGGACGACTCGGGCCGCGAGCGCGAGCGCTACCAGATCATCTACGGCGCCCGCATCCTGGTGAAGGAAGGCGAGCGCATCGAGGCCGGCAAGCTGGTGGCCGAGTGGGATCCGTTCGCGATCCCGCTGCTCACCGAGGTCGGCGGCGTCGTGCGGTACGAGGACATCATCGAAGGCGTGACGATGTCCGAGACGCTCGACGAGGTCACCGGTCTGTCCCGCAAGACGGTCATCGAGTCCAAGGACCCGGAGGCCCGTCCGCGCGTGTCCATCCGCGACGCGCAGGGCAACACCAAGGACCTGCCCTCGTCCCGCAACCCGGCGAGCTACTTCCTGCCGCAGGGCTCCATCATCACCGTCAACGACGGCGATGAGATCCACCCGGGCGAGGTCATCGCCAAGGTGCCGCGCGAGACGACCAAGACGAAGGACATCACGGGCGGTCTGCCCCGCGTGGCCGAGCTGTTCGAGGCGCGCAAGCCGAAGGATGCCGCGGCCATCGCGGAGATCGACGGCGTGGTGTCGTTCGGCAAGGACACCAAGGGCAAGCGCAAGCTCATCATCACCCCCGAGGTGAACGGCGAGCAGCGCACCGACCTGGCCAAGGAGTACCTCATCTCCAAGGGCAAGAACATCAGCGTCCACTCCGGCGACCGCGTGAAGGCCGGCGAGGCGATGATGGACGGCGCGGCCAACCCGCACGACATCCTCAAGGTGCTCGGCGAGAAGGAGCTGGCGCGCTACCTGGTGGACGAGGTGCAGGAGGTCTACCGCCTCCAGGGCGTGAAGATTAACGACAAGCACATCGAGACCATCGTCCGGCAGATGCTGCGCCGGGTGCGCGTCACGGATGTGGGCGACACCAACTTCCTCGTCGACGAGCAGGTCGAGAAGTGGGTGTTCGAGGAGGAGAACGAGAAGGTCATGGCCGAGGGCAAGCGCCCGGCCGTGGGTGAGCCGCTGCTGCTCGGCATCACCAAGGCCTCGCTCTCCACCGAGTCGTTCATCTCCGCGTCCTCCTTCCAGGAGACCACCAAGGTGCTCACCGAGGCCGCCATCAACGGCAAGGTGGACTACCTGCGCGGCCTCAAGGAGAACGTCATCATGGGTCGCCTCATCCCCGCCGGGACGGGCCTGCCCAACTACAAGCACCTCGACATCGAGGTGGAGAGCCCCACCGACGAGGTCAACGAGATGGAGGCCGCCCTGGCCGCCACCCACGGCGACGCGCCGCTGTCCGCGCCGCCCCCCCGTCCCGAGGGCACCCAGACGACGGGCGCCGCCTAG
- a CDS encoding phasin family protein yields MDNKAEAPREKNPVAETFERVWSQALLAVNTAEEEASRAVQRVAAVAGWSQEEVKRQAQAFSDRLAGHRKDLEHNVEDRVRTALSRLKLPRREELQAFGSRLERLAERIQALEQRK; encoded by the coding sequence GTGGACAACAAGGCCGAGGCCCCCCGAGAGAAGAACCCGGTTGCGGAGACGTTCGAGCGCGTCTGGAGTCAGGCGCTGCTGGCGGTGAACACGGCGGAGGAGGAAGCCTCCCGCGCCGTGCAGCGGGTGGCGGCGGTGGCGGGATGGAGCCAGGAAGAGGTGAAACGTCAGGCCCAGGCGTTCTCTGATCGCCTCGCGGGGCACCGCAAGGACCTGGAGCACAACGTGGAGGACCGTGTGCGCACCGCCCTGTCCCGGCTGAAGCTGCCGCGCCGTGAGGAGTTGCAGGCGTTCGGCTCGCGGTTGGAGCGCCTGGCCGAGCGCATCCAGGCCCTGGAGCAACGCAAGTGA
- a CDS encoding lytic transglycosylase domain-containing protein, with translation MTSPAPTGGRSFGTRFFDALHAFSSGCSRLPLLAGMALVVSARLVPILAERPVQPMVPGQMAAESTSPEASLIDTVLSRRAPDLGLTLRRQLGMAIAEEARSAGYDPLLVLALIDVESDFAEEAISEKGARGLMQIKPSTLHFLAEKEGLRLSREEVTADTALCVRLGIRYLRSLQDRFGGDLELALMAYNAGPTRIRNAMKQGELERFRRYPRAVRRDFRRFREGHGLGGDWTWAQREGAEPVPAP, from the coding sequence GTGACGTCTCCCGCCCCCACGGGCGGGAGGTCTTTCGGTACTCGCTTCTTCGACGCACTCCACGCCTTCAGCTCTGGTTGTTCCCGGCTCCCGCTCCTGGCGGGGATGGCGCTCGTCGTTTCCGCGCGACTGGTGCCCATCCTCGCGGAGAGGCCCGTCCAGCCCATGGTCCCCGGGCAGATGGCCGCGGAGAGCACGTCGCCGGAGGCGTCCCTCATCGACACCGTGCTGTCGCGCCGGGCGCCGGACCTGGGCCTGACGCTGCGGCGCCAGCTGGGGATGGCCATCGCCGAGGAGGCTCGCAGCGCGGGGTATGATCCGCTGCTCGTGCTGGCCCTCATCGACGTGGAGTCCGACTTCGCGGAGGAGGCCATCTCGGAGAAGGGCGCCCGGGGGCTGATGCAGATCAAGCCCAGCACGCTCCACTTCCTGGCGGAGAAGGAGGGGCTGCGGCTGTCCCGGGAGGAAGTGACGGCGGATACCGCCCTGTGCGTCCGGCTGGGCATCCGCTACCTGCGGTCGCTGCAGGACCGCTTCGGGGGCGACCTGGAGCTGGCGCTCATGGCGTACAACGCCGGGCCCACCCGCATCCGCAACGCGATGAAGCAGGGCGAGCTGGAGCGCTTCCGGCGCTACCCACGCGCCGTGCGCCGCGACTTCCGCCGCTTCCGCGAGGGCCACGGCCTGGGCGGCGACTGGACCTGGGCCCAGCGCGAGGGCGCCGAGCCCGTCCCCGCACCCTGA
- a CDS encoding social motility and stimulation tgl protein has translation MFNLDERYRGLPATREQILALHTSLNTPHVAIPGKQAGPAQAFVVGLRGAQGAAVFVYLYLSEAEDCAVYLSGRRNMTGDEYRDDEGDALAFVESLGFMMDDANWRAQPPEQQDEMLKTLPVFFKDPKLVPAVKARAEEKKNVTTTLGRFLAAF, from the coding sequence GTGTTCAACCTGGACGAGCGCTATCGAGGGCTTCCCGCCACGCGGGAGCAGATCCTCGCGCTGCACACCTCGCTCAACACGCCGCACGTGGCCATTCCCGGCAAGCAGGCCGGGCCCGCCCAGGCCTTCGTGGTGGGGCTGCGCGGCGCGCAGGGGGCCGCGGTGTTCGTGTACCTCTACCTGTCGGAGGCCGAGGACTGCGCGGTGTACCTCTCCGGCCGCCGCAACATGACGGGTGACGAGTACCGCGACGACGAGGGGGACGCGCTGGCGTTCGTCGAGTCGCTCGGCTTCATGATGGACGACGCCAACTGGCGCGCGCAGCCTCCGGAGCAGCAGGACGAGATGCTCAAGACGCTGCCGGTCTTCTTCAAGGACCCCAAGCTCGTGCCCGCGGTGAAGGCGCGCGCCGAGGAGAAGAAGAACGTCACCACCACCCTGGGCCGCTTCCTGGCGGCCTTCTGA
- the tgl gene encoding social motility TPR repeat lipoprotein Tgl encodes MRRPVLASTSFSLLLALAGCAHTPSEKEKRTAEIHYDLAIAAQEQGHVQEALRELQVSLENDPNYPEANNAIGILLHLAFARPSEAIGHYERALKVRPTFSEARTNLANVHLDQGRFDEAIKLYEQVLNDMLYPTPFIAQGNMGWALYKKGETERGVQSLKAAVTTNPGFCLGYRNLGIIYDETGRTDESCRQFTRFRENCPEVAEAYMREGVCRAKLGEAEAAKQAFAVCETKSKPSEQQLKDDCRRLLEKL; translated from the coding sequence ATGCGCCGCCCCGTCCTCGCCTCCACGTCCTTCTCGCTCCTGCTGGCGCTCGCCGGCTGTGCCCACACGCCCTCGGAGAAGGAGAAGCGCACCGCGGAGATCCATTACGACCTGGCCATCGCCGCCCAGGAGCAGGGCCACGTCCAGGAGGCGCTGCGCGAGCTGCAGGTGTCGCTGGAGAACGACCCGAACTATCCGGAGGCGAACAACGCCATCGGCATCCTGCTGCACCTGGCCTTCGCGCGTCCCTCGGAGGCCATCGGCCACTACGAGCGGGCGCTGAAGGTGCGCCCGACCTTCTCCGAGGCGCGCACCAACCTGGCCAACGTCCACCTGGACCAGGGGCGCTTCGACGAGGCCATCAAGCTCTACGAGCAGGTCCTCAACGACATGCTCTACCCCACGCCCTTCATCGCGCAGGGCAACATGGGCTGGGCGCTCTACAAGAAGGGCGAGACGGAGCGCGGGGTGCAGAGCCTCAAGGCGGCGGTGACGACCAACCCCGGCTTCTGCCTGGGCTACCGCAACCTGGGCATCATCTACGACGAGACGGGGCGCACCGACGAGTCGTGCCGGCAGTTCACCCGGTTCCGGGAGAACTGCCCGGAGGTAGCCGAGGCGTACATGCGCGAGGGCGTGTGCCGGGCGAAGCTCGGCGAGGCCGAGGCGGCCAAGCAGGCCTTCGCGGTGTGCGAGACGAAGTCGAAGCCCTCCGAGCAACAGCTCAAGGACGACTGCCGGAGGCTGCTCGAAAAGCTCTAG
- a CDS encoding helix-turn-helix domain-containing protein, giving the protein MDHVDFGKYLSQQRELRGLSRDDVARETKIPPTLIAALEAGQVERLPSRIFVVNYIKAYAQVIGLAPEEAVLRYEEVDRSVPAPSPAQLEQERRKRAYVGLSVLLVAVALGLYVFLVLSGKLPSPLAR; this is encoded by the coding sequence GTGGACCACGTCGACTTCGGCAAGTACCTCAGTCAGCAGCGGGAGCTCCGAGGGCTCTCGCGCGACGACGTCGCGCGGGAGACGAAGATTCCCCCCACGCTCATCGCGGCGCTGGAGGCCGGCCAGGTGGAGCGGCTTCCCTCGCGCATCTTCGTGGTGAACTACATCAAGGCGTACGCGCAGGTCATCGGCCTGGCCCCCGAGGAGGCGGTGCTGCGCTACGAGGAGGTGGACCGCTCGGTGCCGGCGCCCTCGCCGGCGCAGCTCGAGCAGGAGCGCCGCAAGCGGGCATACGTGGGGTTGTCGGTGCTGCTGGTGGCCGTGGCGCTGGGCCTCTACGTCTTCCTGGTGCTCAGCGGGAAGCTTCCCTCGCCGCTCGCGCGTTGA
- the recO gene encoding DNA repair protein RecO, translating to MERYDDDALVLSTVDYGESDRLVTLLTREHGKLTAFAAGARKSKRRFAGALEPFMRLRAQLVETRGSTVRLDSVDIVAGYYAAREDLSLIARALYAVELSRELTRDHEPHPELFALLESYLSRLDAKEAGPTSLLAFELSALAHAGLMPRFDSCSLCGQEPGERPRFDQAHGGTVCEPCSVRAREAVVVPAALLSGLRALQEGQRTPLPADLRARARGLLNVFIAHHIGRRLKSVDFMAQVGLD from the coding sequence ATGGAGCGTTACGACGACGACGCGCTCGTGCTGTCCACGGTGGACTATGGCGAGTCCGACCGGCTCGTCACCCTGTTGACGCGTGAGCATGGAAAGCTGACGGCCTTCGCCGCCGGAGCGCGCAAGAGCAAGCGGCGCTTCGCGGGCGCGCTGGAGCCATTCATGCGGCTGCGCGCCCAACTGGTGGAGACCCGGGGCTCCACCGTCCGCCTGGACTCCGTGGACATCGTCGCGGGCTACTACGCCGCCCGAGAGGACCTGTCCCTCATCGCCCGCGCCCTGTACGCCGTGGAGCTGTCGCGCGAGCTGACGCGGGACCACGAGCCGCATCCGGAGCTGTTCGCCCTGCTGGAGAGCTACCTGTCGCGGCTGGACGCGAAGGAGGCGGGACCCACGTCGCTGCTGGCCTTCGAGCTGTCCGCGCTCGCGCACGCGGGGCTGATGCCGCGCTTCGATTCGTGCTCGCTCTGTGGTCAGGAGCCGGGTGAGCGCCCGCGCTTCGACCAGGCGCACGGCGGCACGGTGTGCGAGCCATGCAGCGTCCGAGCCCGTGAGGCGGTGGTCGTGCCCGCGGCCCTCCTGTCGGGGCTGCGCGCGCTCCAGGAGGGACAGCGCACGCCGCTGCCGGCCGACCTGCGCGCGCGGGCGCGAGGCCTGTTGAACGTCTTCATCGCGCACCACATCGGCCGCCGCCTCAAGAGCGTGGACTTCATGGCCCAGGTCGGGCTGGACTGA
- a CDS encoding carbohydrate kinase family protein: protein MSESGVPPLDVVCFGETLVDFLPSAPGKRVREVDAWHPCPGGSPANVAVGLARLGLRPAMLGVVGADEFGHFLRDRLASEGVDVSHLRQTTEARTGLVFISLDAKGERTFTFFRTRSAEFLLGEADVDPAFLRGARVVHCGSNSLQKDAAREATVRMLGVARDAGLIVSCDPNLRLHAWEDPSELQGLLARMLPLCTVVKLSDDEIGFVTGTSSPDEALARLASMGVRLPVVTLGAQGAVALWKGEPLRVPAPTVPVVDTTGAGDGFVAGLLHGLVRWFGGAHALDAATHEELRSLLVFACEVGARVVGRLGAVEGLPRAEELAQVMPVRPGACQARAVLTAE, encoded by the coding sequence ATGAGCGAGTCGGGTGTGCCGCCGCTGGACGTGGTCTGTTTCGGCGAGACGCTGGTGGACTTCCTTCCCTCCGCGCCCGGCAAGCGCGTGCGCGAGGTGGACGCGTGGCACCCGTGTCCGGGTGGCTCGCCCGCGAACGTGGCCGTGGGCCTGGCCCGGCTGGGGCTGCGGCCGGCCATGCTCGGCGTGGTGGGCGCGGACGAGTTCGGACACTTCCTGCGCGACCGGCTCGCCTCCGAGGGCGTGGACGTCAGCCACCTGCGACAGACGACGGAGGCGCGCACGGGGCTGGTGTTCATCTCGCTCGACGCGAAGGGGGAGCGCACCTTCACGTTCTTCCGGACGCGCTCGGCGGAGTTCCTCCTGGGAGAGGCGGACGTGGACCCGGCCTTCCTGCGCGGCGCGCGGGTGGTGCACTGCGGCTCCAACTCCCTCCAGAAGGACGCGGCCCGTGAGGCCACGGTGAGGATGCTGGGCGTGGCCCGCGACGCGGGGCTCATCGTCAGCTGCGACCCCAACCTGCGGTTGCACGCCTGGGAGGACCCATCGGAGCTCCAGGGGCTGCTCGCGCGCATGTTGCCCCTGTGCACGGTGGTGAAGCTCTCCGACGACGAGATCGGCTTCGTGACGGGCACTTCGTCGCCGGACGAGGCGCTCGCGCGACTGGCCTCGATGGGCGTCCGCCTGCCCGTGGTGACGCTGGGCGCCCAGGGGGCCGTGGCGCTGTGGAAGGGAGAGCCGCTGCGCGTCCCGGCACCCACGGTCCCGGTGGTGGACACCACCGGCGCCGGGGATGGCTTCGTCGCGGGCCTCCTCCACGGGCTGGTGCGCTGGTTCGGCGGCGCCCACGCGCTGGATGCCGCGACCCACGAGGAGCTGCGGTCGCTCCTCGTGTTCGCGTGCGAGGTGGGCGCGCGCGTGGTGGGCCGGTTGGGCGCCGTGGAGGGACTTCCCCGGGCGGAGGAGCTCGCCCAGGTGATGCCCGTCCGCCCCGGCGCGTGTCAGGCGCGCGCGGTCCTCACGGCGGAGTGA
- a CDS encoding SBBP repeat-containing protein, which yields MGDLEAQADGHVAVLGTQGSDLVVARFDPTGQLLWRRRIGDANYQQGTGLALDSAGNVVITGDFWGDLDFGGGPLPCRGEPGYPRAFVAKLDTTGAHVWSRCFGDGGQQQTGSIVVGPNDDVLVGGYFAGTIDFGDGPIPANGTMSQFVARLAGADGATLWNTLYDAGGVSTLGSIAVDVEDNVVVAAAYWDQLSYQGVPLLSVPGFNTFVLRLDAHGKPLWARGFGPASTQTLWRLATDGDGNILGAGAFIGSVNFGGATLYSPDGDAFVVSLDAEGGHRWSRRFGGAGFDWGYDVAVDAEGNALVTGAFSGTIDFGTGTLTSQGGDDIYVAKLDRDGQARWSRSFGNTSNQSGLRVIPAGRWDAVLWGRLAGTLDFGSGPVSGFAPSDTFLARITPP from the coding sequence ATGGGGGACCTCGAGGCGCAGGCGGATGGGCACGTCGCCGTGCTGGGGACGCAGGGCAGTGACCTGGTCGTGGCCCGGTTCGACCCCACGGGTCAGCTGCTCTGGCGACGGCGCATCGGGGATGCGAACTACCAGCAGGGCACGGGGCTCGCGCTCGACTCCGCGGGGAACGTCGTCATCACGGGTGACTTCTGGGGGGACCTGGACTTCGGTGGAGGTCCCCTGCCCTGCCGTGGAGAGCCGGGCTACCCGCGCGCCTTCGTCGCGAAGCTCGACACCACTGGCGCGCATGTCTGGAGCCGCTGCTTCGGCGACGGAGGACAGCAGCAGACCGGGAGCATCGTCGTCGGGCCGAACGACGACGTGCTCGTCGGAGGCTACTTCGCGGGCACCATCGACTTCGGTGACGGCCCCATCCCGGCGAATGGCACGATGAGCCAGTTCGTCGCCCGGCTCGCGGGAGCGGATGGCGCCACCCTCTGGAACACCCTCTACGACGCGGGCGGAGTCAGCACCCTGGGCTCCATCGCCGTGGACGTCGAGGACAACGTCGTGGTGGCCGCGGCGTACTGGGACCAGCTCTCGTACCAGGGCGTGCCGCTGCTCTCCGTGCCGGGCTTCAACACCTTCGTGCTGCGCCTGGATGCGCACGGCAAGCCGCTCTGGGCCAGGGGCTTCGGTCCGGCGAGCACCCAGACGCTCTGGCGGCTGGCCACCGATGGCGACGGGAACATCCTGGGCGCCGGGGCCTTCATCGGCTCGGTGAACTTCGGCGGCGCGACGCTCTACAGCCCGGATGGAGACGCCTTCGTCGTGTCGCTGGACGCGGAGGGAGGCCACCGGTGGAGCCGGCGCTTCGGAGGCGCGGGCTTCGACTGGGGCTACGACGTCGCCGTGGACGCCGAAGGCAACGCGCTGGTGACGGGCGCCTTCAGCGGCACCATCGACTTCGGCACGGGCACGCTGACGAGCCAGGGCGGCGACGACATCTACGTCGCGAAGCTCGACCGCGACGGGCAGGCGCGCTGGAGCCGGAGCTTCGGCAACACCAGCAACCAGTCCGGCCTGCGCGTCATCCCCGCGGGACGCTGGGACGCCGTGCTGTGGGGGCGCCTGGCCGGGACGCTCGACTTCGGCTCAGGCCCGGTGAGCGGCTTCGCTCCGTCCGACACCTTCCTCGCGCGGATCACTCCGCCGTGA
- a CDS encoding GyrI-like domain-containing protein, which yields MPVTVVSLGGLKLVGLKVVGRRSELSHRVPLAWTELLARLGDIPHRVAPDVFYGVSPESDYLGDSADAVYTYWVCTEVSGCDTVAPGLATLHLAPATYAMARVVGTAEAIESTYLGLADWLAGHGRLTDGAAHSLERYDVRNQPVTPPYTTFDYEILKPLRP from the coding sequence ATGCCTGTCACCGTCGTCTCCCTGGGTGGATTGAAGCTGGTCGGACTCAAGGTCGTGGGTCGCCGCAGCGAGCTGAGTCACCGGGTCCCCCTGGCCTGGACCGAACTCCTCGCCCGCCTGGGCGACATCCCCCACCGGGTCGCCCCGGACGTCTTCTACGGGGTGTCCCCGGAGAGTGATTACCTGGGCGACAGCGCGGACGCCGTCTACACCTACTGGGTCTGCACCGAGGTCAGCGGCTGCGACACCGTCGCTCCAGGGCTCGCCACCCTGCACCTCGCGCCCGCGACCTACGCGATGGCGCGCGTGGTCGGCACCGCGGAGGCCATCGAGTCCACCTACCTGGGGCTCGCGGACTGGCTCGCCGGGCACGGCAGGCTCACGGACGGAGCGGCCCATTCGCTCGAGCGCTACGACGTGCGGAACCAACCCGTCACGCCGCCCTACACCACCTTCGACTACGAAATCCTCAAGCCCCTGCGCCCCTGA